In Pangasianodon hypophthalmus isolate fPanHyp1 chromosome 29, fPanHyp1.pri, whole genome shotgun sequence, one genomic interval encodes:
- the si:ch211-256m1.8 gene encoding uncharacterized protein si:ch211-256m1.8, with amino-acid sequence MALLDYPVPDLDVTLKEASRVLQLVLSPEEYVHYKSALSQQTEALKDVHKQLKSSSSCHENWVTDLFKQRLLSCFDPLPTSTAIPSVVPPSKAKGECVQLERATTLLWAVAKLYSEPGLVEGDVPTERTQQSEVFAASRLPGKHQDQIKVYPESLHAIVICQGGVFPIQIIQSCSEAGKVTPVPLLNLYTQLAHIMHLPTASAVHDPSTICGFSALHRQAWCAIREKILKAGGEAARSLGVMESAILALSLEDCSAPVDLANTLNVVRLGGGNSQCLRYYDKVVNMVVFKDGVTGMLFEHSALDGMVAGLVVGRVWKFSESLTIEHIEGSDHTVSHPKPLQFPLGGIKMLSQPLYPLSEASNPIVTFEVSSYPDVFTTLRGHRGLYDAWINFALQLSLRQTLGESADRYIMVTPTHMRHYKHGRCDPTYSVTMLSRQLVTALGSCIGPDDVPRHTMELFQQFHLAFMEHKKHIKATKSGSGVGPHLAVLRNGISQDNPLKKFLDLFGCPSIYLTGSDLMEGVECAVGNVYATDQLAVTYLGKKDKVRLVLNAKGTFASILGNLKQCLELNIKLVMLLAVKYAIAGQMGAIECLLGTERETNGIAPDDFTNGWNKVVDKQSPDSTLTGKPDFTLVIHGGAGEEMMLSNKVVGVIEFALHTALTLGARVLSRGGSSLDAVQRSVAALEDCFLFNAGKGSVYNQNGQHEMEATIVDGHKKNSGSVACLHNVKNPVKAARHVMDKSDHALLTGDGAQEFLKGLSEKEKPVKTDYFHTDIRYKELAKKLSGNTNNHPQTVGAVALDCWGKLAAATSTGGLVGKWKGRVGDTAIVGAGIYADDKVAVTCSGDGDAFLRQTVAHKVASLYNLKGYNLRQACREVIYEVLDAKCAGIIAVDHKGEAVVETNAGAMFVASMKNGVARAEVFRPMTNFANVIWETDELVAYLHSEPWTPGTTILTRKALNGPNSIFQLTVPDYVAMLLGAQTVANLLCEKLGVYRCALVLRPQPDKPALIKILPLYGLEPNWKPYLAREVEFHIHDPGYCSSKSGPRCEDAFLDQVQAKIRAQLPTPNAPSHYDFHGDPSHSGLFSRIVRGEEKHWRVWEDNQHVAFLTPFPNTPGLTVLVPRRPISSDIFHLDKNDYTALILAARKVAQLLEEGLRARGVALIFEGLEINYAHAKLIPVVTNPGEMPPAVPPQFCPNYPGYVTSVDGPPASADALKEIHTKIIKTTPPCTWEKPQSHSILAIKSQWYRNLFQIQNTLFHSTVDYFSNKCKYSYALTPITTDTISSPMGLGSDSEPVFVNMLGQDVYLADSMQFVLEYFLRFQEGLPGTYYVSPSFRGEDPDATHLNQFYHVECELLGDMDTAISIAEGYVVHLTQAMLKNHSKIIQSAAGTLSHAQDLMKRMEKPLPRVTLEQAVPMMPSSDCIEWVQEGQPQFGRKLTRKGETVLIEKFGGAVWLAEMDHLSVPFYQAYVEGSSETKAKAADLLLGLGETVGLGERHSTPEMVREALRHHAVPEESYKWYINMRKVLPLSTSGWGMGTERYLCWLLQHNDVRDMQIIPRMKAKKYLP; translated from the exons ATGGCGCTACTCGATTATCCCGTTCCCGACTTAGACGTCACGTTGAAAGAAGCGAGCCGGGTGCTTCAGCTCGTTCTGAGTCCAGAGGAGTACGTCCACTATAAAAGTGCTCTTTCTCAGCAAACAGAAGCCCTCAAGGATGTGCACAAGCAGCTGAAATCCAGCAGCTCCTGCCACGAGAACTGGGTGACTGATCTATTCAAACAGCGCCTTCTGTCCTGTTTCGACCCTCTGCCGACCTCCACAGCGATTCCCTCAGTGGTGCCTCCATCTAAAGCCAAGGGGGAGTGTGTACAGCTTGAGAGGGCTACCACTCTGCTGTGGGCTGTAGCCAAGCTGTACAGTGAGCCCGGGCTTGTCGAGGGCGATGTACCTACAGAGCGCAcgcaacagtcagaggtgttTGCTGCCAGTCGTTTACCAGGCAAACATCAGGATCAGATAAAG GTGTATCCAGAAAGCCTCCATGCCATTGTGATCTGCCAAGGAGGTGTATTTCCAATTCAGATTATTCAGAGCTGTAGTGAAGCAGGCAAGGTCACACCTGTGCCTCTTCTTAACCTCTACACCCAGCTAGCCCATATTATGCATCTTCCAACTGCATCAGCTGTTCATGATCCTTCCACAATTTGTGGGTTTTCTGCTCTTCATCGCCAAGCATGGTGCGCTATCAGGGAGAAGATCCTGAAAGCTGGTGGTGAAGCAGCAAGATCACTTGGAGTGATGGAGAGTGCCATTCTGGCTCTGTCGCTGGAAGATTGCTCTGCACCAGTAGATCTGGCAAATACCCTCAATGTGGTCCGCTTGGGAGGAGGGAACAGCCAGTGTCTGAGGTACTATGACAAG GTAGTAAATATGGTGGTGTTCAAAGATGGTGTAACTGGCATGCTGTTTGAACACAGTGCCCTGGATGGCATGGTGGCTGGCCTTGTGGTTGGACGTGTATGGAAATTTTCAGAGTCTCTAACTATAGAGCATATAGAAGGATCAGATCATACAGTTTCCCACCCAAAACCTCTTCAGTTCCCACTAGGGGGTATTAAAATGCTGAGTCAACCTCTTTATCCGCTTTCAGAAGCAAGTAATCCTATCGTTACCTTTGAAGTTTCATCTTACCCAGATGTTTTCACCACTCTAAGGGGTCACAGAGGTTTATATGATGCATGGATCAATTTTGCATTGCAGCTCTCTCTAAGGCAAACTCTTGGAGAATCAGCTGATAGATACATCATGGTGACTCCTACTCATATGCGTCACTACAAACATGGTCGTTGCGATCCCACATATTCAGTCACAATGCTGTCTCGTCAGCTAGTTACTGCCCTGGGGTCCTGCATCGGGCCAGACGATGTCCCTCGCCATACCATGGAGCTCTTTCAACAGTTCCACTTAGCATTCATGGAGCACAAAAAACATATCAAAGCCACCAAAAGCGGTAGTGGTGTAGGGCCTCATTTAGCTGTCTTGCGCAATGGTATTTCTCAAGACAACCCGCTTAAGAAATTTCTAGATCTTTTTGGATGCCCCTCCATCTACTTGACTGGATCAGATCTGATGGAAGGTGTTGAATGTGCTGTTGGCAATGTCTATGCAACTGACCAGCTAGCTGTTACCTACCTCGGCAAGAAGGACAAGGTCCGTCTTGTCCTGAATGCAAAAGGAACATTTGCCAGCATCTTAGGAAACCTCAAACAGTGTCTTGAGCTAAACATAAAGTTGGTGATGCTTCTGGCAGTAAAGTATGCAATTGCTGGGCAGATGGGAGCCATTGAATGCCTTCtgggaacagagagagaaacaaatggTATTGCACCAGATGATTTCACAAATGGATGGAATAAAGTGGTGGACAAACAATCCCCAGACTCTACTCtcacaggaaagccagatttcACCCTGGTGATTCATGGTGGAGCAGGGGAGGAAATGATGTTGAGCAATAAGGTGGTTGGGGTTATTGAATTTGCCCTTCACACAGCGCTTACACTGGGAGCACGAGTGCTAAGCCGTGGAGGCAGCAGTCTGGATGCAGTGCAGCGAAGTGTTGCTGCTTTAGAAGACTGTTTCTTATTTAATGCAGGTAAGGGCTCTGTGTACAACCAAAATGGCCAGCATGAGATGGAGGCTACTATTGTGGATGGACACAAAAAGAACTCTGGATCAGTGGCTTGCTTGCACAATGTAAAGAACCCAGTGAAAGCAGCCCGTCATGTCATGGATAAGAGTGACCACGCACTACTAACAGGAGATGGAGCTCAGGAGTTTTTGAAGGGTctctcagaaaaagaaaagccagTGAAAACAGACTACTTTCACACTGATATCAGATACAAGGAACTTGCAAAGAAACTAAGTGGAAATACAAACAACCATCCTCAAACTGTAGGTGCAGTTGCTCTGGATTGTTGGGGTAAACTAGCAGCAGCCACATCCACAGGGGGGTTAGTAGGCAAGTGGAAAGGTAGAGTTGGAGACACAGCGATTGTTGGGGCTGGAATATATGCTGATGATAAAGTAGCTGTGACATGCTCCGGTGATGGTGACGCCTTCTTACGTCAGACAGTTGCTCATAAAGTAGCTAGTCTCTACAACCTCAAAGGGTACAATCTAAGACAAGCCTGTCGAGAAGTGATTTATGAGGTTCTGGATGCAAAATGTGCGGGAATCATTGCTGTTGATCACAAAGGTGAAGCTGTAGTTGAAACAAATGCTGGAGCAATGTTTGTTGCATCAATGAAAAATGGTGTTGCTCGAGCCGAAGTCTTCAGACCCATGACAAATTTTGCAAATGTGATTTGGGAAACTGATGAACTAGTAGCTTATTTGCATTCTGAACCATGGACCCCAGGAACAACCATTCTCACTCGAAAGGCCTTAAATGGACcaaacagcatttttcagttaaCTGTGCCTGACTATGTGGCAATGTTATTAGGTGCACAAACAGTTGCTAACTTGCTTTGTGAAAAACTAGGAGTGTACCGCTGTGCCCTTGTGCTTAGACCCCAACCAGACAAACCTGCTCTTATCAAAATCCTACCTCTTTATGGCCTAGAACCCAACTGGAAGCCTTATCTTGCCAGGGAAGTGGAATTCCACATACATGACCCTGGCTATTGCAGTTCAAAGAGTGGTCCACGTTGTGAGGATGCATTCCTTGACCAAGTCCAGGCAAAGATCAGGGCTCAGCTCCCAACACCCAATGCTCCATCTCACTATGATTTCCATGGAGATCCATCTCACAGTGGACTTTTTTCACGCATTGTGAGAGGCGAGGAGAAACACTGGCGTGTGTGGGAAGACAATCAACATGTAGCCTTTCTTACCCCATTCCCTAATACACCTGGCCTTACTGTTCTGGTGCCAAGACGACCAATATCAAGTGACATCTTCCATCTAGATAAGAATGACTACACTGCCCTCATCTTGGCCGCACGGAAAGTAGCTCAACTTCTGGAAGAGGGACTGCGTGCAAGAGGCGTGGCCCTCATATTTGAGGGTTTGGAAATCAACTATGCCCATGCCAAGTTAATTCCAGTTGTCACAAATCCAGGTGAAATGCCTCCTGCTGTGCCTCCTCAGTTCTGCCCAAACTATCCTGGATATGTAACATCTGTAGATGGTCCTCCAGCAAGTGCAGATGCTCTTAAAGAGATCCACACCAAAATCATAAAGACAACTCCACCTTGCACTTGGGAAAAACCTCAAAGCCACTCCATATTAGCCATCAAAAGCCAATGGTACCGCAATCTCTTTCAGATCCAAAATACTCTATTCCACAGTACAGTCGATTACTTCAGTAACAAATGCAAGTACTCATATGCTCTGACACCAATCACAACTGACACCATTTCTTCACCAATGGGCCTAGGTTCTGACTCTGAGCCTGTTTTTGTCAATATGCTAGGCCAAGATGTGTACTTGGCTGACTCCATGCAATTTGTGCTAGAATACTTCTTACGATTTCAGGAGGGGCTTCCAGGGACATACTATGTCTCCCCCAGTTTTCGAGGTGAGGACCCTGACGCTACACATCTGAATCAGTTCTACCATGTTGAGTGTGAGCTGCTTGGTGACATGGATACTGCTATAAGCATAGCAGAAGGCTATGTGGTCCACTTGACTCAGGCAATGTTAAAAAATCACTCAAAGATCATCCAAAGTGCAGCAGGAACACTGTCTCATGCACAGGACCTGATGAAGAGGATGGAGAAACCGCTCCCAAGAGTGACTCTGGAGCAAGCCGTTCCAATGATGCCATCCTCTGACTGTATTGAATGGGTACAAGAGGGGCAGCCTCAGTTTGGTAGAAAGCTTACTCGCAAAGGAGAAACGGTCTTGATTGAAAAGTTTGGCGGCGCTGTTTGGTTGGCAGAAATGGATCACCTCAGCGTGCCCTTCTACCAAGCTTACGTTGAAGGTTCTAGTGAAACCAAAgcaaaagcagctgatttgcTCTTGGGGTTAGGGGAGACAGTAGGGCTCGGAGAACGACACTCCACACCTGAGATGGTACGAGAAGCCCTACGACACCATGCTGTGCCAGAGGAATCATACAAATGGTACATCAACATGAGGAAGGTCTTGCCTTTGTCTACAAGTGGCTGGGGTATGGGTACAGAAAGATACCTGTGTTGGCTGCTACAGCACAATGATGTTAGAGACATGCAAATCATCCCCAGAATGAAAGCCAAGAAATACCTGccttaa
- the mpst gene encoding 3-mercaptopyruvate sulfurtransferase yields the protein MAGQVKALVGAKWLAEAVKNKRVGPSLRVLDASWYLPKLNRNAREEFTQRHIPGASFFDIDECCDKSSPFDHMLPGENEFADYVGNLGVGNDTHVVVYDCSDFGSFAAPRVWWMFRFFGHRSVSVLNGGMKTWLREGHPVTDLHSTPERAHFRAQGNPAWIRTYEDVLQNLTDRKFQLVDARVEGRFRGLEPEPREGKYCSFNNCISLTVKFHCITHAGSSPGFSYQIQVMDR from the coding sequence ATGGCCGGTCAGGTGAAGGCTCTGGTCGGTGCTAAGTGGTTAGCCGAGGCGGTGAAGAACAAGCGCGTGGGACCGAGTTTGCGGGTTCTGGACGCGTCATGGTACCTACCGAAACTAAACCGCAATGCGCGTGAGGAGTTCACGCAGCGTCACATCCCGGGCGCGTCGTTCTTCGACATTGACGAGTGCTGCGACAAGTCGTCCCCGTTTGATCACATGCTGCCCGGGGAGAACGAGTTCGCCGACTACGTGGGAAATCTGGGCGTCGGGAACGACACGCACGTGGTCGTGTACGACTGCAGCGACTTCGGCTCGTTCGCGGCGCCGCGCGTGTGGTGGATGTTCCGCTTCTTCGGGCACCGCTCCGTGTCCGTGCTGAACGGCGGCATGAAGACCTGGCTGCGCGAGGGCCACCCGGTCACCGACCTGCACAGCACACCGGAGCGCGCGCACTTCAGGGCCCAGGGGAACCCCGCGTGGATCAGAACCTACGAAGACGTCCTGCAGAACCTCACCGACCGGAAGTTCCAACTCGTAGACGCGAGAGTGGAGGGACGCTTCCGGGGGCTCGAGCCTGAACCGCGCGAAGGTAAATACTGTAGTTTTAATAACTGCATCAGTCTAACAGTGAAGTTTCACTGTATCACACATGCAGGTTCATCCCCAGGGTTCTCTTATCAGATACAGgtgatggatagatag